The following proteins are co-located in the Bacteroidota bacterium genome:
- a CDS encoding SAM-dependent methyltransferase, whose protein sequence is MELNNEFWNNRYINKDTGWDLGSVSTPLQYYFDQLSDKNLRILIPGGGNAYEAEYLFNHGFKNIFLLDYSTLALENFQKRVPDFPTNHLICQDFFEHKGRYDLIVEQTFFCAIDPSLRKNYVKKVCELLSSSGKIAGVLFNAVLNQDKPPFGGNKEEYEKLFQNNFEITTLEIAYNSIKPRAGRELFFNFKRKS, encoded by the coding sequence ATGGAATTAAACAACGAATTTTGGAATAACAGGTATATAAACAAAGATACAGGATGGGATTTAGGTTCTGTATCTACTCCATTGCAATATTATTTTGATCAGCTAAGCGATAAAAATTTGCGTATATTGATTCCCGGAGGGGGAAATGCTTACGAAGCTGAATATCTTTTTAACCATGGATTTAAAAATATTTTCCTGCTGGATTATTCAACCCTTGCTTTAGAAAATTTCCAAAAAAGAGTTCCTGATTTTCCAACAAATCATCTTATTTGTCAGGATTTTTTTGAACACAAAGGCCGCTATGATTTGATTGTTGAACAAACTTTTTTCTGCGCCATTGATCCTAGTTTAAGAAAGAATTATGTAAAGAAAGTTTGTGAATTATTATCTTCTTCGGGCAAAATTGCGGGTGTTTTGTTTAATGCTGTTTTGAACCAGGATAAGCCTCCTTTTGGAGGCAACAAAGAGGAATATGAAAAATTATTTCAAAACAACTTTGAAATAACAACACTTGAAATTGCTTACAATTCAATTAAGCCAAGAGCAGGGAGAGAACTGTTTTTTAATTTCAAAAGAAAAAGCTAA
- a CDS encoding ATP-dependent Clp protease adaptor ClpS, with product MVSGIFSSSQICTEEQTSIAQKVTLNKNVVLYNDDVNTFEYVIEALIEVCNHNSLQAEQCTYLVHYKGKCAVKTGKMIDLRPVQIALLDRGLTASIE from the coding sequence ATGGTATCAGGTATTTTTAGTAGTAGCCAAATTTGTACAGAAGAACAAACCAGTATTGCCCAAAAAGTAACACTGAATAAAAATGTGGTATTGTACAATGATGATGTAAATACATTTGAATATGTTATAGAAGCTCTTATAGAGGTATGTAACCACAATAGCCTACAGGCTGAGCAGTGTACTTATCTTGTTCATTACAAGGGAAAATGTGCTGTAAAAACAGGAAAGATGATTGATTTAAGGCCAGTACAAATTGCATTGCTTGACAGAGGACTTACAGCATCAATTGAATAG
- a CDS encoding PD40 domain-containing protein codes for MKKHVRKLFDNKEYVNAAPYFSQLLSLYPKDPEYNFKYGTCLLFSDHDKEKAIKFLEFASTKEGVDPEVFFYLGKAFHLDYRFEKAITAYKTFIEKGTSKSKADLQPERQIEMCKNGKTLIRNITELIVMDKKEIKQMDFFRSYDLDDFGGKIIVKPDDFKTPFDIKQGEKSVMFLPNNPDKIFFASYGENNKNGKDIYNVIKLDNGEWSKPKALGLKINTPFDEDYPFMHPNGKTLYFCSKGHNSMGGYDIFKSEYDKDNDSWSTPVNLDFAISSPDDDMLFITDKEEKLAYFSSSRASIEGYITVYKINIESKPEEYILVNGKFFTEIKDVSKSVTIKVYRISDNKLIGNFSSQSDGSYVLKIPNGGRFKFLVEAARHPVQSGIVEVPFQKDPKMLKQEMELVRNETGVKLTIRNLFDEEIKESEQLLALDIIKLQAKLEVNYNPDLAIRYEEKEAHKVNEIKKSQGNTTNQVKENNPSVSNSDITKIAFQDAEVLKNEAEEFRKEADFAFAFAEKKSIQADEKQKESEKAKKEALANQDMAQRKTGLDKAEELKKASVSLTNQASVALKIAEKSDNDAKRKKEESEIALQYAKELDSAVNSTSSKEALDKLKTQKTNLENSANGNGAKDILSQTRNEQKEKNKQAERARKEATESKTEADEIKTEIQNLEKVIEKTKDKKGKASLSEQLSTLKEDHQEAETKANANNEKALMLEKEVTSLNNEAGLIEKMITEISLKGNQTLSMDKNQIKQIKERIDEQKISAANEPNKNSFSENNTLTENNKSKEVQQSKLTIEETPGINSEKQNKFNGIVNNKGEIVDYGADFKKQLEENTNKPNGVEKAKTNARITNQWAESINDEINLRTEKIKSLNASEQKQEEKRIAELEKELIVKKSEAKKLQEASTALEKIESEQVIANKKEQTENVEPTSEASKKHFEGVAPFAERVEIPNQQGEISDYSNTYIDQLDKTETLGDDFNKERTKAEIYSNWSSTMRQEMLIREENIKNLKGKEKKAEQIKIDQLANSAISKQIEADEFLAKAELLQKNREQEKALSSSKKIVNSNDNPEKEEKNTKIENPEVNEIFEEEINYSNEDEQAEVKKENNPKKKELPSENLSADNQNKEKTNIEENQDARIKANNSVLKNNYSSTSAKESLKKATSVMDEANNLSVQADAIRSGVASISDPDEKTAQLKRASELDKQAQMKKSEAALALSDAGKTEFNVNKINIEKNFNPSKEGQETAVATMLLEEADYYIKQAEQTRQKALSNENPASRFNFLTQAIEMEKTAIEKQVKAMEILNIKPDASLAALALTEKNNPIQTEEDANKIKVLNAESESEFQKAEELEQEAKELEKDAQYLSEKAENTKKKKEKEVLVEQATEKSKEAKVLKDEARFTFEKAEKLKEQAASINLSNSKTNSLNNENTFKEKENALNNELAASTKKENLREEKSLQQENEIELKKEEIKKENEAKNESSNAVKKETQQINQEPVRENLNAIKSKIEEQNQKGIQFTEQAQILEKEAQVLALEAEQSKKKKEKAELLQKSNEKTEQANIKKANAGRAFENVRNLEKDAALVKEYNEQTNNTSNKEKETPQSSIQKKEEYRQQTNSLKKKTEEESNNAKQYSEQAQELEKEAEALELNAQKSKKKKEKEEFKQKSIDKTEQANSKKELAENAMDNVRELEKEMALLKKNNPEENGTANRVNSKSLVQNQEEYNKNTRILEGKIAEENKKATLFTEKAQELKKEAEALALNAQQSKKKKEKEEFQQKSIDKTEQANSKTELAENAMDNVRELENEMVLLKKNTPEENGTANRANSKSLVQNQEEYNENTRVLEGKIAEENKKATLFTEQAQELEKEAQAMALNAEQSKKKKEKEELTQKSIEKAEQANSKKVQAENAFDKVRALEKDLVLLKTNKTKENASIKNGNEHSNSPIQQQEEYKQRTIVLKNQIVEENKKASQLTEQAQELEKEAEVLALNAQEIKKKKEKLELQQKSSEKTEQANSKKEQAKNVLTHVKILENEAAEIVVLSEKINQDEKEKEEKKIATEALIAKSSMPSDINKYEVPKILTEEIFDKAAPTVYNAKNPIPVDAGFPEGLVFKVQVGAFRNPIPYDLFKGFAPIMGETTPQGFTRYTAGMFKALATANLAKDVIRGNGYPDAFVVVFYNGKRISMNEAQALINSGKINDNNALAAGNSKTNSETTLNKNESLNNSPLNQQEKNEISKTDVFAKQEKTFPQDVAPYHELNAVKGLLYTVQVGVYTRPVPPGQLFNIQPLYVEKTSNGMLRYTSGIFNNTTRANEAKNTVVSIGVKDAFVSAYYNGARISVAEARKIEELNGSSVFIQSNTMNVLPGVSNDNAVFVGPIVNKTVQDERPSKITKAKDQESLVEPKVYNQVINNQEELPKEQKEQISNPIKENNPVSDSNEIKPKNNASLPENNEFEKLQLDKKTLPGLEYKVQIGAFKDEVPLEIATVFFKLSYLGISHYINDQGLTVYSIGNYFDYSTASSLKRKIAQDYNLKDAFIVPYLNKEKISTNQALELLKK; via the coding sequence ATGAAAAAACATGTCAGAAAACTCTTTGATAATAAGGAATATGTTAATGCAGCTCCTTACTTTTCTCAATTATTAAGTCTTTACCCAAAGGATCCTGAGTACAATTTCAAATATGGCACTTGTCTTTTATTTTCTGATCATGATAAAGAAAAAGCTATAAAATTTCTTGAATTTGCTTCCACAAAAGAAGGTGTAGACCCAGAAGTGTTTTTTTATCTTGGAAAAGCATTTCATTTGGATTATAGATTTGAAAAGGCAATAACCGCATATAAAACATTTATTGAAAAGGGAACTTCTAAATCAAAGGCTGATCTTCAACCAGAAAGACAGATTGAAATGTGCAAGAATGGAAAAACATTAATTCGGAACATAACCGAATTAATTGTAATGGATAAAAAGGAGATTAAACAAATGGATTTTTTTAGAAGTTATGATTTGGATGACTTCGGTGGAAAAATAATTGTAAAGCCCGATGACTTTAAAACTCCTTTCGATATCAAGCAAGGAGAGAAATCTGTAATGTTTCTTCCAAATAATCCTGATAAAATATTTTTTGCTAGTTATGGTGAAAACAATAAAAATGGAAAAGATATTTATAATGTAATAAAGCTTGATAACGGTGAATGGAGCAAACCTAAAGCATTAGGACTAAAAATAAATACTCCCTTTGATGAGGATTATCCTTTTATGCACCCCAACGGCAAAACACTTTATTTTTGTTCTAAAGGCCATAATTCAATGGGTGGATACGATATTTTTAAATCGGAATATGATAAAGACAATGATTCATGGAGTACACCGGTAAACCTTGATTTTGCTATTAGTTCACCTGATGATGACATGCTTTTTATTACTGATAAAGAGGAGAAATTAGCTTATTTTTCCTCTTCCAGGGCGAGTATTGAAGGTTATATTACTGTTTATAAAATCAACATTGAAAGCAAGCCAGAGGAATATATTCTTGTGAACGGAAAGTTTTTCACAGAAATAAAGGATGTTTCAAAATCAGTTACTATTAAGGTGTACAGGATTTCTGACAATAAGTTAATTGGAAATTTTAGTTCGCAATCAGATGGTTCTTATGTTTTAAAAATTCCCAATGGAGGAAGGTTTAAATTTTTAGTTGAAGCAGCAAGGCATCCGGTACAAAGTGGAATTGTTGAAGTTCCATTTCAAAAAGATCCAAAAATGCTTAAGCAGGAAATGGAATTGGTGAGAAATGAAACTGGGGTTAAATTAACCATCCGGAATTTATTTGATGAAGAGATAAAAGAATCTGAGCAACTTCTTGCACTTGATATTATAAAACTCCAGGCAAAACTTGAAGTAAATTACAATCCTGATTTGGCAATAAGGTATGAAGAAAAAGAAGCGCATAAGGTTAATGAGATTAAGAAAAGTCAAGGGAATACCACCAACCAGGTAAAAGAAAATAATCCTTCGGTTTCTAATTCAGATATTACAAAAATAGCTTTTCAGGATGCAGAAGTTTTGAAAAATGAAGCAGAAGAATTCAGAAAAGAAGCTGACTTTGCTTTTGCTTTTGCAGAGAAGAAAAGCATTCAGGCTGATGAAAAACAAAAAGAATCTGAAAAAGCAAAAAAGGAAGCGCTTGCAAATCAGGATATGGCCCAAAGAAAAACAGGCCTGGATAAGGCTGAGGAACTTAAAAAAGCTTCAGTAAGCCTTACCAATCAGGCATCTGTAGCTCTAAAAATAGCTGAAAAATCAGACAATGATGCCAAAAGAAAAAAAGAAGAATCGGAAATTGCCTTGCAATATGCAAAGGAATTAGATTCTGCTGTTAATTCAACCTCCTCCAAAGAGGCGCTTGATAAACTAAAAACCCAAAAAACAAATCTCGAAAACTCTGCAAATGGTAATGGAGCCAAGGATATTTTAAGTCAAACACGTAATGAGCAAAAAGAAAAAAATAAGCAAGCTGAAAGAGCAAGGAAGGAAGCAACTGAAAGTAAAACTGAAGCTGATGAAATTAAAACTGAAATTCAGAATTTAGAGAAAGTAATTGAAAAAACAAAAGATAAAAAAGGCAAAGCCTCTCTTTCAGAACAACTCTCAACATTAAAGGAGGATCACCAAGAGGCTGAAACAAAAGCCAATGCAAATAATGAAAAAGCACTAATGCTTGAAAAGGAAGTAACGAGCTTAAACAACGAGGCAGGTTTAATAGAAAAAATGATAACAGAAATCAGTTTAAAAGGAAATCAAACTCTTTCCATGGATAAAAACCAGATTAAACAAATCAAGGAAAGAATTGATGAACAAAAGATTTCCGCTGCTAATGAACCCAACAAAAATTCTTTTTCTGAAAACAATACATTAACGGAAAATAATAAATCTAAAGAAGTACAGCAAAGCAAGCTAACAATAGAAGAAACGCCAGGAATTAATTCTGAAAAACAAAACAAGTTCAATGGTATTGTAAATAATAAGGGAGAAATAGTTGATTATGGAGCAGATTTCAAAAAACAATTGGAAGAAAACACAAATAAACCAAACGGAGTAGAAAAAGCCAAAACAAATGCAAGAATTACTAATCAGTGGGCAGAATCAATAAATGATGAAATAAATTTAAGAACCGAAAAAATTAAAAGCCTCAATGCAAGTGAACAAAAGCAAGAAGAAAAACGAATTGCTGAACTTGAAAAAGAATTGATTGTAAAAAAGAGTGAAGCTAAAAAACTCCAGGAAGCTTCAACAGCACTTGAAAAAATAGAATCTGAACAAGTGATTGCCAATAAAAAAGAACAAACAGAGAATGTTGAACCAACTTCGGAGGCTAGCAAAAAACATTTTGAAGGGGTTGCTCCGTTTGCAGAAAGAGTTGAAATTCCGAATCAACAAGGGGAAATTTCCGATTATAGCAACACCTACATTGATCAACTAGACAAGACTGAAACATTAGGAGATGATTTTAATAAGGAAAGAACGAAAGCCGAAATTTATAGTAACTGGTCCTCCACAATGCGTCAGGAGATGCTTATTCGAGAAGAAAACATCAAGAATTTGAAAGGCAAAGAAAAAAAGGCCGAACAAATAAAAATTGACCAACTGGCAAATTCAGCAATTTCCAAACAAATTGAAGCTGATGAATTTCTTGCAAAAGCTGAATTACTTCAAAAAAACAGGGAACAGGAAAAGGCACTTTCTTCCAGTAAAAAGATTGTGAACAGCAACGATAATCCTGAAAAAGAGGAAAAGAACACTAAAATTGAAAATCCTGAGGTTAATGAAATTTTTGAGGAAGAAATTAATTATAGCAATGAGGATGAACAGGCAGAAGTGAAAAAGGAAAATAATCCTAAAAAAAAGGAATTGCCAAGTGAAAACCTTAGTGCCGATAATCAAAACAAGGAAAAAACTAACATAGAAGAAAATCAGGATGCCAGGATAAAAGCAAACAATTCTGTTTTAAAGAATAATTATTCATCCACTTCTGCAAAAGAATCATTGAAAAAGGCTACATCGGTTATGGATGAAGCAAATAACCTAAGTGTTCAGGCTGATGCAATTAGATCTGGTGTTGCTTCTATTAGTGATCCTGATGAAAAAACAGCCCAACTCAAAAGGGCCAGTGAGCTTGATAAGCAGGCACAAATGAAAAAAAGTGAAGCTGCACTTGCTTTATCAGATGCAGGCAAAACAGAATTCAATGTGAATAAAATCAATATCGAAAAGAATTTTAACCCAAGCAAAGAAGGCCAGGAAACAGCAGTGGCTACAATGCTTTTAGAGGAGGCTGATTATTATATAAAGCAAGCTGAACAAACAAGACAAAAAGCATTAAGCAATGAAAATCCTGCTTCCCGGTTTAATTTTTTAACCCAGGCGATTGAAATGGAGAAAACGGCCATTGAAAAACAAGTAAAGGCAATGGAAATATTAAATATAAAACCTGATGCCTCATTGGCTGCGCTTGCATTAACAGAAAAAAACAATCCAATACAAACTGAGGAAGATGCCAATAAAATAAAGGTATTAAATGCAGAATCGGAAAGTGAATTTCAAAAAGCAGAGGAATTAGAACAAGAGGCAAAAGAACTTGAAAAAGATGCTCAATATTTATCTGAAAAGGCTGAAAACACAAAGAAAAAGAAAGAGAAGGAAGTTCTTGTGGAACAAGCCACTGAAAAATCAAAAGAGGCAAAGGTATTAAAAGATGAAGCCAGATTTACTTTTGAAAAGGCAGAGAAATTAAAAGAGCAGGCCGCAAGTATAAATCTTTCAAACAGCAAAACTAATTCATTAAATAATGAAAATACTTTTAAGGAAAAGGAAAATGCCTTAAACAATGAATTAGCAGCAAGTACTAAAAAAGAGAATTTGCGGGAAGAAAAATCACTTCAGCAAGAAAATGAAATTGAACTTAAGAAAGAGGAAATCAAAAAAGAAAATGAAGCTAAAAATGAATCTTCTAATGCAGTAAAAAAAGAAACCCAACAAATAAATCAAGAGCCGGTAAGGGAAAACCTCAATGCTATAAAATCTAAAATTGAGGAACAAAATCAAAAGGGAATACAATTTACTGAACAGGCTCAAATATTGGAAAAAGAGGCACAAGTATTGGCATTAGAAGCAGAACAGAGTAAAAAGAAAAAGGAAAAAGCTGAATTGTTGCAAAAATCGAATGAAAAGACAGAACAGGCAAACATAAAAAAAGCAAATGCTGGACGTGCTTTTGAGAATGTTAGAAATCTGGAAAAAGATGCAGCACTTGTAAAGGAATATAATGAACAGACGAATAATACTTCAAACAAGGAGAAGGAAACCCCTCAATCATCCATTCAGAAAAAAGAAGAATACAGGCAGCAAACAAATTCCTTGAAGAAAAAAACAGAGGAAGAAAGCAACAATGCAAAACAATATTCAGAGCAGGCCCAAGAGTTGGAAAAAGAGGCCGAGGCACTGGAATTAAATGCCCAAAAAAGTAAAAAGAAAAAAGAAAAAGAGGAGTTTAAACAAAAATCCATTGATAAAACAGAGCAAGCAAATTCGAAAAAGGAACTAGCTGAAAACGCCATGGATAATGTAAGGGAATTAGAAAAAGAAATGGCGCTTTTGAAAAAGAACAATCCGGAAGAAAATGGAACAGCTAATAGAGTAAACTCCAAATCTTTGGTTCAAAATCAAGAAGAATACAATAAAAACACAAGAATATTGGAGGGCAAAATAGCAGAAGAAAATAAAAAAGCAACACTATTTACAGAGAAGGCCCAAGAGTTGAAAAAAGAGGCCGAGGCATTGGCATTAAATGCCCAACAAAGTAAAAAGAAAAAAGAAAAAGAGGAGTTTCAACAAAAATCCATTGATAAAACAGAGCAAGCAAATTCGAAAACGGAACTAGCTGAAAACGCCATGGATAATGTAAGGGAATTAGAAAATGAAATGGTTCTTTTGAAAAAGAACACTCCGGAAGAAAATGGAACAGCTAATAGAGCCAACTCCAAATCTTTGGTTCAAAATCAAGAAGAATACAATGAAAATACAAGGGTATTGGAGGGCAAAATAGCAGAAGAAAATAAAAAGGCAACACTATTTACAGAACAGGCTCAAGAGTTGGAAAAAGAAGCGCAAGCAATGGCCTTAAATGCCGAACAAAGTAAAAAGAAAAAGGAAAAAGAGGAATTGACGCAAAAATCCATTGAGAAAGCAGAACAGGCAAATTCAAAAAAAGTACAGGCTGAAAACGCTTTTGATAAGGTAAGAGCATTAGAAAAAGATTTGGTGCTATTAAAAACAAATAAAACTAAAGAAAATGCTTCTATTAAAAATGGAAATGAGCATTCTAATTCTCCCATTCAGCAGCAAGAAGAATACAAGCAAAGAACAATTGTTTTGAAAAACCAAATTGTTGAGGAAAATAAAAAGGCAAGCCAACTAACAGAACAAGCTCAGGAGCTGGAAAAAGAGGCGGAAGTACTGGCATTAAATGCACAAGAAATTAAAAAGAAAAAGGAGAAACTGGAATTACAGCAAAAATCAAGTGAGAAAACAGAACAAGCAAATTCAAAAAAAGAACAGGCCAAAAATGTACTGACTCATGTGAAAATATTGGAAAATGAGGCTGCTGAAATAGTGGTTCTTTCGGAAAAAATAAATCAGGATGAAAAGGAAAAGGAAGAAAAGAAAATTGCCACGGAAGCATTAATTGCAAAATCAAGTATGCCTTCTGACATAAATAAATATGAGGTCCCAAAAATACTTACCGAAGAAATATTTGATAAAGCAGCCCCTACTGTTTATAATGCAAAAAATCCAATACCGGTTGATGCGGGATTTCCAGAGGGCTTAGTTTTTAAGGTTCAGGTAGGAGCTTTCAGAAATCCTATTCCTTACGATTTATTTAAAGGATTTGCCCCCATTATGGGTGAAACCACACCACAAGGTTTTACCAGGTATACTGCCGGAATGTTTAAAGCCCTTGCAACTGCTAATTTGGCAAAAGATGTTATTCGTGGAAATGGATATCCTGATGCATTTGTAGTGGTGTTTTACAATGGCAAAAGAATTTCAATGAATGAAGCACAGGCTTTAATTAACAGTGGGAAAATTAATGATAACAATGCATTGGCTGCCGGGAATTCTAAAACTAATTCCGAAACAACCTTAAATAAAAATGAAAGTTTGAATAATTCTCCACTTAACCAGCAGGAAAAAAACGAAATTAGTAAAACGGATGTGTTTGCAAAACAGGAAAAAACCTTTCCTCAGGACGTTGCACCTTATCATGAACTGAATGCTGTAAAAGGATTACTTTATACTGTTCAGGTTGGTGTTTATACCCGGCCAGTTCCTCCTGGACAGCTTTTTAATATTCAGCCACTTTATGTTGAAAAAACCTCAAATGGAATGTTAAGATACACTTCCGGAATTTTCAATAATACCACAAGGGCCAACGAAGCTAAAAATACAGTAGTTTCAATTGGAGTAAAAGATGCTTTTGTTTCTGCCTATTACAACGGGGCTAGAATATCTGTTGCAGAGGCAAGGAAAATTGAAGAATTAAATGGCAGTTCAGTTTTTATTCAATCAAATACAATGAATGTATTACCCGGTGTTTCAAACGATAATGCTGTTTTTGTTGGACCCATAGTTAATAAAACTGTTCAGGACGAAAGGCCATCAAAGATAACTAAAGCTAAGGATCAGGAAAGTTTAGTGGAACCTAAAGTGTACAATCAGGTTATAAACAATCAAGAAGAATTACCAAAGGAACAAAAGGAACAAATTTCCAACCCAATTAAAGAAAATAATCCAGTAAGTGATAGTAATGAAATAAAACCGAAAAACAATGCTTCATTACCTGAAAACAATGAATTCGAAAAACTACAATTGGATAAAAAAACTTTACCTGGCCTGGAATACAAGGTTCAGATAGGTGCATTTAAAGATGAAGTTCCACTTGAAATAGCTACGGTATTCTTTAAACTTTCATATCTGGGGATTAGCCATTATATAAATGATCAAGGTTTAACAGTTTACTCCATTGGAAATTATTTTGATTATTCTACGGCAAGCTCATTGAAAAGAAAAATTGCTCAGGACTACAATTTAAAAGATGCTTTTATTGTTCCATATTTGAATAAAGAAAAGATCAGTACAAACCAGGCTTTGGAATTGTTGAAAAAATAG
- a CDS encoding phosphoribosyltransferase, which translates to MSVTRTLILDSHKISQKINRIAWQIYEHYYKEDEIILSGIVDNGYILAQRIAKVLEEISPIKVSTVKISLNKTSPLSEAVITELKSEDVENKVVIVVDDVLDSGKTLIYGVKHFLNFPIKHLKTVVLVDRSHRIFPVRADYVGLTLATTLQEQIRVEFHGNGEDGVYLQ; encoded by the coding sequence ATGTCAGTAACCCGAACACTTATACTTGATTCACATAAAATCAGTCAGAAAATTAACAGGATAGCCTGGCAGATATATGAGCATTATTACAAGGAAGATGAAATAATATTATCAGGCATTGTAGATAATGGATATATCCTTGCACAGCGTATTGCTAAGGTTTTAGAAGAAATATCTCCTATAAAGGTAAGTACAGTAAAAATTTCTTTGAATAAAACTTCTCCTTTAAGTGAAGCTGTTATTACAGAATTGAAAAGCGAGGATGTTGAAAACAAAGTTGTAATAGTGGTTGATGATGTACTTGACTCGGGCAAAACATTAATTTACGGAGTAAAACATTTTTTAAATTTTCCTATAAAGCATTTAAAAACAGTAGTTTTAGTTGACCGTAGCCATAGGATTTTCCCTGTACGTGCCGATTATGTTGGTCTCACACTGGCTACAACATTGCAGGAGCAGATAAGGGTTGAATTTCACGGTAACGGTGAAGATGGTGTTTACTTACAATAA
- the rlmD gene encoding 23S rRNA (uracil(1939)-C(5))-methyltransferase RlmD, which produces MRRKRDKKVQILENITITDAGSEGKTVAKVDDLVIFVENAVPGDIVDLQITRKKSSYREARAIKFHHLSEKRIKPVCSHFGVCGGCKWQNMNYADQLFYKQKQVYDNLERLGRVELPAIMPIIASEESLFYRNKLEFTFSNKRWITVEEMKTGADLKKDALGFHIPKMFDKIIDIDKCYLQASPSNEIRDEVKKYAIENNYPFFDIRKKEGLLRNLIIRTASTGEIMVLVSFFYDDIEKRQSLMDHLAEKFPTVTSLLYVINPKGNDTIHDLDIITHKGEGFIFEKMEDLKFKISAKSFYQTNSQQAYNLYKVAREFAAIESDQIVYDLYTGTGTIANFVASKAKKVVGIEYVPEAIEDAKENSEINNIKNTSFFAGDMKDILNDEFLAKNGTPDVVITDPPRAGMHINVIEKLLEINPKRIVYVSCNPATQARDIAYLDAKYRVEKIQPVDMFPHTHHVENVVLLTSRN; this is translated from the coding sequence ATGAGAAGAAAAAGAGATAAAAAAGTACAAATACTGGAAAACATTACCATAACAGATGCTGGAAGCGAAGGTAAAACAGTAGCAAAGGTTGATGATTTAGTGATTTTTGTTGAGAATGCCGTTCCAGGAGATATAGTTGATTTACAAATAACCCGTAAAAAAAGCAGTTACAGGGAAGCCAGGGCAATTAAATTCCACCATCTGTCTGAAAAGAGAATTAAACCCGTTTGTTCTCACTTTGGTGTTTGCGGGGGCTGTAAATGGCAGAACATGAATTATGCAGATCAACTTTTTTACAAGCAAAAGCAGGTTTACGATAATCTAGAAAGGCTGGGAAGAGTAGAATTGCCTGCTATAATGCCAATTATTGCTTCAGAAGAAAGCCTTTTTTACCGTAATAAGCTGGAATTTACCTTTTCAAACAAAAGATGGATTACTGTGGAAGAAATGAAAACCGGTGCTGATTTAAAAAAGGATGCATTAGGATTTCATATCCCTAAAATGTTTGATAAAATCATTGATATCGACAAATGTTATTTACAAGCTTCGCCTTCCAATGAAATACGGGATGAGGTAAAAAAATATGCAATTGAAAACAATTATCCCTTTTTTGATATAAGAAAAAAAGAAGGCTTATTGAGAAATCTTATTATCCGAACCGCATCAACAGGTGAAATAATGGTTTTGGTTTCCTTTTTTTATGATGATATTGAAAAAAGGCAATCATTAATGGATCATCTGGCAGAGAAATTTCCAACTGTAACTTCTCTGCTCTACGTGATAAATCCAAAAGGAAACGATACAATTCATGATCTGGACATAATAACGCATAAGGGTGAAGGCTTTATTTTCGAGAAAATGGAGGATTTAAAGTTCAAAATAAGTGCTAAATCTTTTTATCAAACCAATTCCCAACAGGCATATAATTTATATAAAGTTGCCAGGGAATTTGCTGCCATTGAAAGCGATCAGATTGTTTACGATTTATACACAGGTACTGGTACCATTGCCAATTTTGTTGCATCCAAAGCAAAAAAAGTGGTAGGTATTGAATATGTTCCTGAAGCAATAGAAGATGCAAAAGAAAATTCAGAAATAAATAACATTAAAAACACCTCATTTTTTGCAGGTGATATGAAAGATATATTAAATGATGAATTTTTGGCAAAAAACGGAACACCTGATGTGGTAATAACTGATCCGCCACGGGCAGGAATGCATATTAATGTGATTGAAAAATTACTGGAAATAAATCCAAAACGCATTGTTTACGTAAGCTGTAACCCCGCCACACAAGCAAGGGATATTGCCTATCTCGATGCTAAATACCGGGTTGAAAAAATACAACCAGTAGATATGTTCCCTCATACCCACCATGTGGAGAATGTAGTGTTACTCACAAGCAGAAATTAA